In a single window of the Streptomyces sp. HUAS ZL42 genome:
- a CDS encoding ABC transporter ATP-binding protein gives MLLSLEGATVRFGGRAVLDTVDLAVAEHEVVCVLGPSGSGKSTLLRAVAGLQPLDAGRVLLDGRDQAGVPAHRRGVGLMFQDHQLFPQRDAGGNVAFGLRMHGASRSQQDTRVRELLELVGLPGAARRAVAALSGGEQQRVALARALAPRPRLLMLDEPLGQLDRSLRERLVVELRELFGQLGTTVLAVTHDQGEAFALADRVVVMRDGRIAQSGTPLEVWQRPADAFVARFLGFDNVVPATVAGEAADTPWGKVPVPDGAPQGTRTLLVRPAGVRLVPADEGLRCTVAARTFKGTHVAVHLQPADAPRLEAACALRVAPEVGAAVGVEFDAAEIVVLD, from the coding sequence ATGCTGCTGAGCCTGGAGGGCGCGACCGTCCGATTCGGCGGGCGGGCCGTGCTCGACACGGTCGATCTCGCCGTCGCCGAGCACGAGGTCGTGTGTGTGCTCGGGCCCAGCGGCAGCGGCAAGTCGACGCTGCTGCGGGCGGTGGCCGGGCTGCAACCCCTTGATGCAGGACGGGTGTTGCTCGACGGGCGCGACCAGGCGGGCGTGCCCGCGCACCGGCGGGGGGTCGGGCTGATGTTCCAGGATCATCAGCTGTTCCCGCAGCGTGATGCAGGGGGCAACGTCGCGTTCGGGCTGCGGATGCACGGGGCGTCGCGCTCCCAGCAGGACACCCGGGTACGGGAGTTGCTGGAACTCGTCGGGCTGCCGGGCGCAGCCCGCCGGGCCGTGGCCGCGCTGTCCGGTGGTGAACAGCAGCGGGTGGCGCTCGCCCGGGCTCTCGCGCCCCGACCGCGGCTGCTGATGCTGGACGAGCCGCTCGGACAGCTCGACCGGTCGCTGCGGGAGCGCCTCGTGGTCGAACTGCGGGAGCTGTTCGGGCAGCTGGGCACCACCGTGCTCGCGGTCACCCACGACCAGGGCGAGGCCTTCGCGCTCGCCGACCGGGTCGTGGTGATGCGGGACGGGCGGATCGCCCAGTCCGGTACGCCGCTCGAGGTGTGGCAGCGGCCGGCCGACGCGTTCGTGGCCCGCTTCCTCGGTTTCGACAACGTGGTACCGGCGACGGTCGCCGGGGAGGCGGCGGACACGCCCTGGGGCAAGGTCCCCGTGCCCGACGGTGCCCCGCAGGGCACGCGCACGCTACTGGTACGGCCCGCGGGTGTACGGCTCGTGCCGGCGGACGAGGGGCTACGCTGCACGGTCGCCGCCCGCACCTTCAAGGGCACCCATGTCGCCGTACACCTGCAGCCCGCGGACGCGCCGCGATTGGAGGCGGCGTGCGCGCTGCGGGTGGCGCCGGAGGTGGGGGCCGCGGTCGGGGTGGAGTTCGACGCCGCCGAAATCGTGGTGCTGGACTGA